The DNA region GCTACGTCGGCAACGTATGCCCTTAAGCCAGCCTCCGATGTCGTATATTTACTATTGAAAATGACGCTTGGCAGAACGTCGACAAACGGCGCAGATAATGCGATCGTGGCCGGTGGTACTAAAATTTTCATGGCGAGCTGATCCGCAACCGACTGAATATCGATCGCACGGCCAGTTTCACCTGTCACGCGCCCCGTTTCGCGGCCATCAACGATAGAAATATTCGTCTGACCTGCTGGCACACCTACCTCTTTATTAATCGTGGTGAGGTACGCCTTTATTTTTTCTTTATCAACAGAAAGTGTCACCTTGCCACCGTTGTCGTCGAGAAGAATCCATGATGCGATTTCATTTTTAGAAGGCGTGAATGTTTTGCTCCCTGCGGTAAGTGATACATTATGCCCGAGCGCTGCCTCGGCATCTTTTTGCACTGAAGCAAGATCTTTTGAATAACGCTCGGCTTTCAATCGCTTTGAGGGTGCCTCAATCGTAGTCGTTGTGCCAAGGGTGATCTGCGCCCGGCTTACCGTATCAAGCAGTGCGCTCCATGTCACATCACTCCCCTCTACCGCTTCATTGGCTGTAAGCCTGCCGTCCTTTATGGCCAATCTTGCATTTTGAGGAGGAAAACTAAGTTCTTTAGCTTTCGTTTCAATAAAATCTTTGAACGGTTTATTCGTAAAGTAAACGTCCGCTAGTGTGACCGCACTAGGCTGCCAAAAGATAGAACCTGGGATAAACCGCTGCCACAGAGGATAATCGCTCAATCGAGCCACCATGGTTTCGGTGTTAGGCTCGGCCCCTGCTTGTTTCAGATCAAACTCTACGGAGATATCTTTTCCTACCGTCAACTTCACACGTGACGCTGCAAATGCGTCAACGACTGCCTTTGTCATCTCATCGTGCGTCGCTAATCTTACAGACTTGCCTGCAACACTGGCGAATGGCAACCCCTTCCCCTGTGGATACAGTAGTTGAGCGCCAACGACAAATAAAACAAAGACGGCACCAATAATAACAAGCGCGCGTTTTGAAGGTTTTAAGCGTGTATACCATAAATCAGCTGTTTGTTTTTTGTGGATCATACCCGTAGATCCATTGTACCACCAGCCGTGAGTTATTTTTTGCGTTCGCGGTACTCGCCGGTGGCGGTATCGACTGAGATGATATCCCCTACCTTGATAAAGGCCGGTACCTTTACGGTAATGCCTGTTTCAAGCGTGGCATCTTTTAGTACGCTGCTGGTCGTATCACCTTTTACTACATCCTCTGCGTAAGTTACTTCAAGGTAGAGATTCTTTGGAAGTTCCACATTGATAACAAGATCGCCAAAGAACTGAAGGGAAAGCATGTCACCTTCTTTAAGGTATCCAGCAGCCGTATCAACGATATCGCTTGAAAGCTCAAATTGCTCAAATGTCTCCGGATCCATAAAGTAGAATGTTTCGCCATCCCGGTAAAGATACTGGACAGATTTGTTACTCACTTCTGCCGGTTCGATCTTATCTTGCCCTTTGAATGTTTTTGGAATAACGCTTCCATCAATCAAGTTTTTCAGGCGGACATTGACAATGCTTCCCCCGCGGCCCATTACCTTTTGCCCATACTCAATCACACGATATGGCTTTCCTTCAAGCTGGACGACCGTCCCTTTTTTCAAATCTGTTGGCTGATACATATCTTTAATCCTTTCCTATACTATAAGTCGTTCAAAACATACTTTCGTTGCTGGCGTTAATCGATCACGCTGCTCAAGCGCTTCAGCTTTCGTCATGGCCACTATGTCACCTTCCTTGGGATGCACTTTAACACTCGCGTCAATCTGAAGACAAAATACCGTTGCATGAACTTGCACATCCTCAAGACGATGGTCAGAGATGATATCGAGTTCTCCAAGATACGTCAAATCTTCGATAGCGGGAAGCAGCGTTGTTTCTTCGGCGAGTTCTCTACATACCGCCTCGGCGGCCGTCTCACCTTGTTCAAGCTTTCCACCGAAGGCGCCTATTCGTCCCGCAGCGCCAATCATAGGATCATCCCCACGAAGCTGCAACAAATAGTTAGTACCCTGGCAAATAATCCCAAGCGCAATATTAAGCCGACGCATCCTGCGATTCTCTTTCTGTAATGATCCCTTTTAGTGTTTTGTATGCAAAGGGCGTTAACTCACGAGCACTCGCCTCAAGACCTTCTCTATTTTTTGGAATATCGACGATTTCGCCAGCTTCTTTCAAAACCATAGTCTCTCGGCCCAGTGCCGTTAAGCCAAGATGATACACGGCCACATGGCGAAGCACAGGCTCACCCTGTTTGCCGGTTCCTTCAAATTCACCTCTCCAATGTTCAGTAAACGCTTCGGGTGATAGATTTATTGTTGCCTCTTCCTCAAGCTCACGCGCTACGACGACGGCTTCATCTTGCTTTTCTTCATGCTTTTCGACATGACCGCCAAAAAACTGAAGCATACCCGGATACGCTAGTTTTCCGGGTAGATCAGGGCGCCGCTGCAATACAAAACTTTCTGTCGTTTCAATAACGGCAACTGCGCTTCTTGTCACACGTTCTGCCACGCGTACCTACAACCTAGTTAGAAGTTACGAATGGAAGTAGCGCCAAGTGACGCGCACGCTTAATTGCGGTTGCAAGTTGGCGTTGTTGTTTCGTACTTAGACCTGTCTTGGTAATCGGCTCGATCTGGCCGTATGCATCGATGTAACGCTGTAGTGTTTTTACGTCTTTGTAGTCAAAGTACTCAGGCGTGTCTTTCTTAAATCGCTTCGTTAAAGCCATATAGGTTCTCCTTAGAATGGAATTTCACTTAAATCAATAGGTTTGTCATCGATGTCTTCAATGACGACATCGTCAGACTTTTTTGGTGCGCTTGAAGCGCGAGGTGCTGATGGAGCATTTCCGCCATCACCGCTTGGGCCATCGAGAAAGGTAACATCAGTTGCGACCACTTCTATCCTGCTGCGTTTCTTGCCGGTTTCTTTGTCGTCCCAGCTATCTTGGCGAAGACGGCCCTGCACAAGGCAGCGGCGGCCCTTTGAAAGATACTGGCTCACAAGTTCACCGAGTTTTTCCCAAGCTGTTACTTCGAAGAAGTCAGTTGCATCATCCTGGCCGCCTCGATCAACCGCAAGACTGAAGCTTGCAATAGTTTTACCGCTTGTTGTTGTACGGGTTTCTGGGTCACGCGTTAGGCGCCCCATCAAAATTACTTGATTGATACTTTTGGCCATGGATTTCCCCTTCTATTCTTCGTCTTTTGCTTCGTTATCATCGCTGTTTGCTTGTTCGAGAGCTTTTTTAGCCTTCTCGTCTACCGTTACAAGCAGATAGCGGAGTACTTCGTCGGTAATATTGAGTACGTTGCTGATTTTTAGTGGTGCATCAGCGGGGAGCTGAACGTCAAAGTAGATGTATACAGCGAAGTCCTCGCGGTTGATGCGGTACGCCAACTTCTTCTTACCCCAGTTATCCTCGCGAGTGATCTCACCACCTGCGTTTTTAATGATACTGCGCACTTTTTCGAGCGGCGCGTTCAGATTAGCCTCTAAATCGGGATGAATCAGAACGGTCAGTTCATATTCTTTCATGATTTCCTCCTCTGGAATCCATTTGGATGCTTGCTCTTTTAAAGCAAGCCGAGTTATTAACACCTTTATTTTACCAGATTTATGCCATTATTACCAGAGAGTAAAGCTGGAGTTAGACTTTAATACCCTGTTCAACTCAGATTTAGGCTTCGGCGCTTGGAGAGAGGTCGTCAAGATTGGTAATAAGTACTTCGCGTGGACGAGCGCCGTCAGCTGGGCCAATGACGCCTTGTTCTTCCATCTGCTCGATAATACGGGCTGCTCGAGCGTAGCCGACACGAAGACGTCGTTGCAATAGTGAGGTTGAGGCTTTACCACTCTCAACCACAACACGAAGGGCGTCTTTGTACATATCGTCATCACCGCCGCCGTCGAAGTCCATAACAACGCCACCTTTACCATTAAGCTGAACGGGCTGAGAAATGATCTCATCGTTATATTGTGGTGCGGATTGCATACGAAGATGGTCGGTAATTTTTACGACTTCTTCGTCCATTACCCATGCACCCTGAATACGTTTCGGCTTGCTCATGCTTGGCGTTAATAGCAGCATGTCACCCTGGCCAAGCAGCTTCTCGGCACCAATTTGGTCGAGAATGGTGCGGCTATCGATTTGGCTTGCTACCGTAAAGGCAATACGCGCCGGTACGTTCGCCTTAATAAGGCCGGTGATAACATCCACGCTTGGACGCTGCGTCGCAAGTACAAGGTGAATACCCACCGCACGGGCTTTTTGCGCCAAGCGCACGATCAAGGCTTCTACATCACGTGCTGCAACCATCATCAGATCGGCGAGCTCGTCGATCACAATCACGATGTATGGCATAGCGCCTTCATCAACACGCTGCTCGTTGCCGTCCTCATCTGGGACCGAAATCTTTTTCGTACCGGATTGGATTTTTTGGTTGTAGCTTTTAATATCGCGGATCTTTTCTTCAGCCAGCAGCTTATAGCGCCGTTCCATTTCGTTTACCGCCCACTTTAAGGCGCTAATCGTTTTTTCAGGCTCGGTAATCACCGGCGTAAGAAGGTGTGGAATATCCTCGTAGGGTGCCATTTCAACCTGCTTAGGGTCAACCAAAATCAGCTTCATTTCGCTTGGGCTATTACGATATAAAAGGCTCGTGAGAAGCGTATT from Candidatus Saccharimonadales bacterium includes:
- a CDS encoding serine hydrolase codes for the protein MIHKKQTADLWYTRLKPSKRALVIIGAVFVLFVVGAQLLYPQGKGLPFASVAGKSVRLATHDEMTKAVVDAFAASRVKLTVGKDISVEFDLKQAGAEPNTETMVARLSDYPLWQRFIPGSIFWQPSAVTLADVYFTNKPFKDFIETKAKELSFPPQNARLAIKDGRLTANEAVEGSDVTWSALLDTVSRAQITLGTTTTIEAPSKRLKAERYSKDLASVQKDAEAALGHNVSLTAGSKTFTPSKNEIASWILLDDNGGKVTLSVDKEKIKAYLTTINKEVGVPAGQTNISIVDGRETGRVTGETGRAIDIQSVADQLAMKILVPPATIALSAPFVDVLPSVIFNSKYTTSEAGLRAYVADVAATKNIRISIQQIDGPRWSAAARANESTPSGSTYKLYVALVLFDKMDKGEIHWDDPMLDTTVAGCFERMTVASTNPCAEAWIAQFGRQYINDFVHARGFSSSTTFTANDANRSTAADLTKYMTGLFDSSLLSGVHRDRLLDSLGRHPYRYGIPTGSQGVVHDKVGFLWDYIHDTAIVQHPKGTYIMTVMTKGYSYATIAAITREVERIMYP
- the efp gene encoding elongation factor P encodes the protein MYQPTDLKKGTVVQLEGKPYRVIEYGQKVMGRGGSIVNVRLKNLIDGSVIPKTFKGQDKIEPAEVSNKSVQYLYRDGETFYFMDPETFEQFELSSDIVDTAAGYLKEGDMLSLQFFGDLVINVELPKNLYLEVTYAEDVVKGDTTSSVLKDATLETGITVKVPAFIKVGDIISVDTATGEYRERKK
- a CDS encoding NUDIX domain-containing protein, with product MRRLNIALGIICQGTNYLLQLRGDDPMIGAAGRIGAFGGKLEQGETAAEAVCRELAEETTLLPAIEDLTYLGELDIISDHRLEDVQVHATVFCLQIDASVKVHPKEGDIVAMTKAEALEQRDRLTPATKVCFERLIV
- a CDS encoding NUDIX domain-containing protein; this encodes MAERVTRSAVAVIETTESFVLQRRPDLPGKLAYPGMLQFFGGHVEKHEEKQDEAVVVARELEEEATINLSPEAFTEHWRGEFEGTGKQGEPVLRHVAVYHLGLTALGRETMVLKEAGEIVDIPKNREGLEASARELTPFAYKTLKGIITERESQDASA
- the rpsR gene encoding 30S ribosomal protein S18, which gives rise to MALTKRFKKDTPEYFDYKDVKTLQRYIDAYGQIEPITKTGLSTKQQRQLATAIKRARHLALLPFVTSN
- a CDS encoding single-stranded DNA-binding protein: MAKSINQVILMGRLTRDPETRTTTSGKTIASFSLAVDRGGQDDATDFFEVTAWEKLGELVSQYLSKGRRCLVQGRLRQDSWDDKETGKKRSRIEVVATDVTFLDGPSGDGGNAPSAPRASSAPKKSDDVVIEDIDDKPIDLSEIPF
- the rpsF gene encoding 30S ribosomal protein S6 codes for the protein MKEYELTVLIHPDLEANLNAPLEKVRSIIKNAGGEITREDNWGKKKLAYRINREDFAVYIYFDVQLPADAPLKISNVLNITDEVLRYLLVTVDEKAKKALEQANSDDNEAKDEE